From a single Bradyrhizobium sediminis genomic region:
- a CDS encoding tRNA-uridine aminocarboxypropyltransferase codes for MSKPSEPETGAAAEAVPDCPQCHKPMPLCICDSITPIENRIELLILQHPQEQDRALGTARLTALHFKNAVLKIGLSWPSLSKALGRPVADPSRWAVLYLGSAKVADLDTDQDIVAINRKGEVEDHQRGILRDIEGIVLLDGTWSQAKALWWRNAWMLKCQRVILGPAYPSRYGRLRKEPRRDGLSTIEAAAMLLSSLEKRPDIAETLHASFERMLARYRQVQGTMPELAPKPKKKDYRRRKRA; via the coding sequence ATGTCAAAACCATCCGAGCCTGAAACGGGCGCCGCCGCGGAGGCGGTGCCGGACTGTCCGCAGTGCCATAAACCGATGCCGCTGTGCATCTGTGACAGCATCACGCCGATCGAAAACAGGATCGAGCTGTTGATCCTGCAGCATCCGCAGGAGCAGGACAGGGCACTCGGAACCGCGCGGCTGACCGCGCTGCATTTCAAGAACGCGGTGCTCAAGATCGGGCTGTCATGGCCGAGCCTGTCCAAGGCGCTGGGACGGCCCGTCGCCGATCCCTCGCGCTGGGCGGTGCTCTATCTCGGCTCGGCGAAAGTCGCCGACCTCGACACCGACCAGGACATCGTCGCCATCAACCGCAAGGGCGAGGTCGAGGATCACCAGCGCGGTATCTTGCGGGATATCGAAGGCATCGTGCTGCTCGACGGCACCTGGAGTCAGGCCAAGGCGCTGTGGTGGCGCAATGCATGGATGCTGAAATGCCAGCGCGTCATCCTGGGCCCCGCGTATCCCTCGCGCTACGGCAGGCTGCGCAAGGAGCCGCGCCGCGACGGTCTTTCGACCATCGAGGCGGCGGCGATGCTGCTGTCGAGCCTGGAGAAGCGGCCCGACATCGCGGAAACGCTGCACGCAAGCTTCGAGCGGATGCTGGCGAGGTATCGACAGGTGCAGGGCACGATGCCCGAACTCGCGCCCAAGCCGAAGAAGAAGGATTACCGGCGGCGCAAGCGGGCCTGA
- a CDS encoding protein-L-isoaspartate O-methyltransferase family protein gives MPGFSSGFSTARQKMVDGQVRPSDVTDIRILDAMLAVPREAFVPQNQRALAYLDLDLDVGEGPSAKRFLIKPVVTAKMLQAAEIKAGDSVLVVGCATGYAAAVAAKLAGQVTATEGDSALAAKAKDALLQLGLGNVTVRVTAAAEGDPANAPYDVIVLNGATEIVPDRLCGQLKEGGRLVGIFATTQPQRATIVTRSHGDFGHRALFDAAVPVLPGMERLPAFVF, from the coding sequence ATGCCCGGTTTTTCGTCCGGTTTTTCAACCGCGCGCCAGAAGATGGTCGATGGTCAGGTTCGCCCCAGCGACGTCACCGATATCAGGATCCTCGACGCCATGCTGGCGGTGCCGCGCGAAGCATTTGTCCCGCAAAATCAGCGCGCACTGGCTTATCTGGACCTCGATCTCGATGTCGGCGAGGGGCCTTCCGCGAAGCGCTTTTTGATCAAGCCGGTGGTGACGGCGAAGATGCTGCAGGCAGCCGAGATCAAGGCAGGTGACAGCGTTCTGGTGGTGGGTTGCGCAACTGGCTATGCGGCGGCCGTGGCTGCCAAACTGGCCGGGCAGGTGACGGCGACCGAAGGCGATTCCGCGCTTGCCGCCAAGGCCAAGGACGCGCTTCTCCAGCTTGGGCTCGGCAATGTGACGGTCCGCGTGACCGCGGCCGCCGAAGGGGATCCGGCCAACGCACCTTATGATGTGATCGTGCTCAATGGCGCGACCGAGATCGTGCCGGACCGGCTCTGCGGGCAGCTCAAGGAGGGCGGCCGGCTGGTCGGCATCTTCGCCACGACGCAGCCGCAGCGGGCTACGATCGTGACCCGCTCGCATGGCGATTTCGGGCATCGGGCGCTGTTCGACGCCGCGGTTCCGGTTCTGCCCGGGATGGAGCGGCTCCCGGCCTTCGTTTTCTAG
- a CDS encoding efflux RND transporter permease subunit produces the protein MSVSEPFIRRPIATSLLGIALLIGGALGYWALPVSALPQVDFPTVQVTTQLPGASPDVIASLITAPLERQLGQIPSLSSMQSTSSFGVSQISLQFDLNRDIDGATQDVQAAINAAAGILPKSLPYPPTYAKVNPADAPVMTLALTSETISLRAMSDLADTILAQRLSQISGVGRVAVLGGLKPAVRVQADLARLAAYGISMEDLRSAIAGANVSGPKGSLDGAQQAYTIAANDQIAAAEAYKPIIIAYRNGAPVTIGDVAIIVDGLENDRTGGWYQGTPAVIIDIQRQPGANVIEVVRQIRSEIPRVQRAIPAGVNLTVVSDRTVTIRASVRDVQFTLILSVVLVTLVVLLFLRSLRATLIAGVALPLSLITSFGIMYFCGFSLDNLSLMALTIGTGFVVDDAIVMIENIVRHMENGESAMEASLKGAKEIGFTVISLTVSLIAVFIPLLFMSGLVGRMFREFALTLTIAVVTSAIVSLTLTPMMCSRLLKHVHEEFAVPGLAAVSRAIDRMVEFYRRTLLWVLQRQRATLLLTFATIAATLILYVVAPKGFLPLQDTASITAVTEAGPDVSFAEMQSRQSRAAAAIKADPDVTGVVSVIGAGSVNPTTNVGRLVMTLKPRGERRDDVAAVIVRLKALTASIPGMTIYFQPVQDVQISTQSSRSQYQYTLTGTDAALVSEWGKKLVAELRRDPLFRDVSSEAQEGGLRASLDINRQRAGQLGVSIQGVNDTLNDAFAQRQISTIYGQANQYRVVLEAMPIYQRDPSILSKLYLPGVAGAQVPLSAVATLTRTTAPLAISHQAQFPAVSLSFNLAPGEALGDAVNAVKSIEQRIGMPGSIVGVYAGDAAEFSKSLAGQPWLILAALVTIYIVLGVLYESYIHPITILSTLPSAGVGAILALMLFGQDLSVIGLIGIILLMGIVKKNAIMMIDFALDAERNQGMSATDAIVQACLLRFRPIMMTTLAALFGALPLAVESGTGAELRFPLGISIIGGLLLSQLLTLYTTPVIYLALDRINRRIEKVVPPAPELPSPPVAGATEGMQ, from the coding sequence ATGAGCGTCTCGGAACCATTCATCCGCCGTCCGATCGCGACCTCGCTGTTGGGGATCGCGCTCCTGATCGGCGGCGCACTCGGCTACTGGGCGCTGCCGGTATCGGCGCTGCCGCAGGTCGACTTCCCGACCGTGCAGGTGACGACGCAGTTGCCGGGCGCCAGCCCCGACGTGATCGCCTCGCTGATTACGGCTCCATTGGAGCGCCAGCTCGGCCAGATCCCGTCGCTGTCGTCGATGCAGTCGACCAGTTCGTTCGGCGTCAGCCAGATCTCCCTGCAGTTCGATCTCAACCGCGACATCGACGGCGCGACCCAGGACGTGCAGGCCGCAATCAACGCCGCGGCCGGAATCCTGCCGAAAAGCCTGCCGTATCCGCCGACCTACGCCAAGGTCAATCCGGCGGATGCGCCGGTCATGACGCTGGCGCTGACCTCGGAGACGATTTCGCTGCGCGCCATGAGCGATCTCGCCGACACCATCCTGGCGCAACGCCTTAGCCAGATTTCGGGGGTAGGGCGGGTCGCGGTGCTGGGCGGGCTGAAGCCCGCGGTGCGGGTGCAGGCCGACCTGGCGCGGCTCGCCGCCTACGGTATTTCGATGGAGGATCTGCGCAGCGCGATCGCAGGCGCCAACGTCTCCGGGCCGAAGGGATCGCTCGACGGCGCGCAGCAGGCTTACACCATCGCCGCCAACGACCAGATTGCGGCGGCGGAAGCCTACAAGCCGATCATCATCGCCTACCGCAACGGCGCGCCCGTCACCATCGGCGACGTCGCCATCATCGTCGACGGGCTGGAGAACGACCGCACCGGCGGCTGGTACCAGGGCACGCCGGCCGTCATCATCGACATCCAGCGGCAGCCCGGCGCCAATGTGATCGAGGTGGTGCGTCAGATCCGCAGCGAGATTCCGAGGGTGCAGCGGGCGATCCCGGCCGGCGTCAACCTGACCGTGGTCAGCGACCGCACCGTCACCATCCGCGCCTCGGTGCGTGATGTGCAGTTCACGCTGATTCTGAGCGTGGTGCTGGTGACGCTGGTGGTGCTGTTGTTCCTGCGCTCGCTGCGCGCCACCCTGATCGCCGGCGTGGCGCTGCCGCTGTCGCTGATCACTTCCTTCGGCATCATGTATTTCTGCGGCTTCAGCCTCGACAATCTGTCGCTGATGGCGCTGACCATCGGCACCGGGTTCGTGGTCGACGACGCCATCGTGATGATCGAGAACATCGTCCGCCATATGGAGAACGGCGAATCCGCGATGGAGGCGTCGCTCAAGGGCGCCAAGGAAATCGGCTTCACGGTGATTTCGCTGACGGTGTCGCTGATCGCCGTGTTCATCCCGCTGTTGTTCATGTCGGGACTGGTCGGGCGCATGTTCCGCGAATTCGCACTGACGCTCACCATCGCGGTAGTGACGTCGGCTATCGTGTCGCTGACGCTGACGCCGATGATGTGCTCGCGGCTGCTGAAGCATGTCCATGAAGAATTCGCAGTGCCAGGGCTTGCCGCGGTCTCCCGCGCTATCGACCGCATGGTCGAGTTCTATCGCCGCACGCTGCTCTGGGTGCTGCAGCGCCAGCGCGCGACGCTGCTGCTGACCTTCGCTACCATCGCCGCGACCCTGATCCTCTATGTCGTCGCGCCCAAAGGCTTCCTGCCGCTGCAGGACACCGCCTCCATCACCGCGGTGACCGAGGCGGGTCCCGACGTGTCGTTTGCGGAAATGCAGAGCCGGCAGAGCAGGGCCGCGGCGGCGATCAAGGCCGACCCTGACGTGACCGGCGTCGTCTCGGTGATCGGCGCGGGTTCGGTCAACCCGACCACCAATGTCGGCCGCCTGGTGATGACGCTGAAGCCGCGCGGCGAGCGGCGCGACGACGTTGCCGCCGTCATCGTGCGCCTGAAGGCGCTGACCGCCTCGATCCCGGGCATGACGATCTACTTCCAGCCGGTGCAGGATGTGCAGATCTCGACCCAGTCGAGCCGCTCGCAATACCAGTACACGCTGACGGGCACCGACGCCGCGCTGGTGAGCGAGTGGGGCAAGAAGCTGGTTGCCGAACTGCGCCGCGATCCCCTGTTCCGCGACGTCTCCTCGGAGGCCCAGGAGGGCGGCCTGCGCGCCTCGCTCGACATCAACCGCCAGCGCGCGGGCCAGCTCGGCGTCAGCATCCAGGGCGTCAACGACACGCTCAACGACGCCTTTGCGCAGCGGCAGATTTCCACCATCTACGGGCAGGCCAACCAGTACCGGGTGGTGCTGGAAGCCATGCCGATCTATCAGCGCGATCCGTCGATCCTGTCGAAGCTCTATCTGCCCGGGGTGGCCGGCGCGCAGGTGCCGCTGTCGGCGGTGGCGACGCTGACGCGCACTACGGCGCCGCTGGCGATTTCGCATCAGGCCCAGTTCCCGGCGGTCTCGCTCAGCTTCAATCTGGCGCCCGGCGAGGCGCTTGGCGACGCGGTCAACGCCGTCAAATCGATCGAGCAGCGCATCGGCATGCCCGGCAGCATCGTCGGGGTCTATGCCGGCGACGCGGCCGAGTTCTCGAAGTCGCTGGCCGGGCAACCGTGGCTGATCCTGGCGGCGCTGGTCACGATCTACATCGTGCTCGGGGTGCTCTATGAGAGCTACATTCACCCGATCACCATTCTTTCGACGCTGCCCTCGGCGGGCGTCGGCGCCATCCTGGCGCTGATGTTGTTCGGACAGGATCTGTCTGTGATCGGCCTGATCGGCATCATTCTCCTGATGGGCATCGTCAAGAAGAACGCGATCATGATGATCGACTTCGCGCTGGATGCGGAGCGCAACCAGGGCATGTCGGCGACCGACGCGATCGTGCAGGCCTGCCTGCTGCGGTTCCGCCCGATCATGATGACGACGCTGGCCGCCCTGTTCGGCGCGCTGCCGCTGGCGGTAGAAAGCGGCACCGGCGCCGAACTGCGCTTTCCCTTGGGCATTTCCATCATCGGCGGCCTGCTGCTGAGCCAGTTGCTGACGCTGTACACGACGCCGGTGATCTATCTCGCGCTCGACCGCATCAATCGAAGGATCGAGAAGGTGGTGCCGCCGGCGCCCGAACTGCCGTCACCGCCGGTCGCGGGGGCCACCGAGGGGATGCAGTAA
- a CDS encoding TolC family outer membrane protein: MRGVKVVTGAAAAALLLALAGPMPALADTIEAALVRAYQNNPQLNAQRASVRATDESVPQALSGYRPRVAVTGSAGYQYTDTLTTSGGTPTNIVRTNIHGANAPRSLGATVSQTLFNGQQTANKTRAAESQVSGAREALRVLEQTVLLSGATIYMDYLRDSAIVEVQKSNVRVLEQTLKQTRDRFNVGEVTRTDVAQSEAQLAAGKTQLLTAEANLTTTRSKFRQIIGNEPEALAPGSPVDRFLPATLPSAVEVGLTQNPNVTAAMFGIDVSYLQVKVNEGALLPTVSLQASVQQSYEQTMTIYRSFSAAAVAQLSVPVYQGGAEYSLIRQSKETLAQQRLNLEQVRDQARANVVTAWGQLVAGKAQVQSAQAQVTASEIALNGVREEAKAGQRTTLDVLNAQQALVNARVALVTAQHDRVVASYAVLNAVGRLSPQVLNLPTTVYDPSVHYHQVRDSWFGVRNPDGR; this comes from the coding sequence ATGCGTGGGGTGAAGGTCGTTACCGGAGCTGCGGCTGCGGCCCTTCTGTTGGCTCTTGCGGGCCCGATGCCTGCCTTGGCCGATACGATTGAGGCCGCGCTGGTGCGCGCCTATCAGAACAATCCACAGCTCAATGCGCAGCGCGCCTCGGTCAGGGCGACCGACGAGAGCGTGCCGCAGGCATTGTCGGGTTATCGCCCGCGCGTCGCGGTCACCGGCAGCGCCGGCTATCAGTACACCGATACGCTGACGACTTCGGGCGGCACGCCGACCAACATCGTCAGGACCAACATTCACGGCGCCAACGCGCCGCGCAGCCTCGGCGCCACCGTCTCGCAGACGCTGTTCAACGGCCAGCAAACCGCCAACAAGACCCGCGCGGCGGAGAGCCAGGTCTCGGGCGCGCGCGAAGCGTTGCGGGTGCTCGAACAGACGGTGCTGCTCTCGGGCGCCACGATCTACATGGATTACCTCCGGGACTCCGCGATCGTCGAGGTTCAGAAGAGCAACGTCCGCGTTCTCGAACAGACCTTGAAGCAGACCCGCGACCGCTTCAACGTCGGCGAGGTCACGCGTACCGACGTCGCGCAGTCGGAGGCGCAACTCGCCGCCGGCAAGACGCAATTGCTGACGGCCGAAGCCAACCTGACGACGACGCGATCGAAATTCCGCCAAATCATCGGCAACGAGCCCGAGGCTCTCGCGCCGGGTTCGCCGGTGGACCGCTTCCTGCCGGCAACGCTGCCGTCGGCGGTCGAAGTGGGCCTGACGCAAAATCCGAACGTGACCGCCGCCATGTTCGGCATCGACGTCAGCTATCTCCAAGTCAAGGTCAACGAGGGCGCGCTGCTGCCGACGGTGTCACTGCAGGCTTCGGTGCAGCAGTCCTACGAGCAGACCATGACGATCTACCGGTCGTTCAGCGCTGCGGCGGTCGCGCAGCTTTCGGTCCCCGTCTACCAGGGCGGCGCCGAGTACTCGCTGATCCGCCAGTCCAAGGAAACCCTGGCGCAGCAGCGCCTCAATCTCGAGCAGGTCCGCGACCAGGCCCGCGCCAACGTGGTGACGGCATGGGGACAGCTGGTCGCGGGCAAGGCCCAGGTCCAGTCCGCGCAAGCGCAGGTGACGGCTTCCGAGATCGCGCTGAACGGCGTGCGCGAAGAGGCCAAGGCCGGCCAGCGTACCACGCTCGACGTGCTGAACGCGCAGCAGGCGCTGGTCAACGCCCGCGTTGCGCTGGTCACCGCGCAGCATGATCGCGTGGTCGCCTCATACGCCGTGTTGAACGCCGTGGGACGCTTGTCGCCGCAGGTGCTCAATCTGCCGACCACCGTCTACGATCCGAGCGTGCATTATCACCAGGTTCGCGACAGCTGGTTCGGCGTTCGCAATCCCGACGGCCGCTGA
- a CDS encoding efflux RND transporter permease subunit: MASISEPFIRRPVGTTLLAVGLFLVGVVAYAFLPVAAVPNVDFPMIRVFASRPGADPSVMAATVAAPLERRLGEIAGITQITSTSSLGTTSIQLQFAIGRNIDRAARDVQAAINASLADLPSDLPSLPRFRKANPAAAPVFVLALTSKTLTTSAMYDAADTVIAQRISQVPGVGEVIVSGADQPAVRIALNPVALANAGIATDAVRLAIVGANPLGPVGIFDGGRQSETLSTNRQMRTAAEFRDILVKSSNGNFVRLSDVAEVEDSVRNSRSIAWFNKQPAVLIQITKQGDANVIDTVDRVKALIPELKQWLPAGVEISTLVDRTGTIRASVRDMQWTLLATAFLVMVVVFAFLRRITPTIAAGVSVPLALAGTCAGMWLAGFSIDNLTLMALAISVGFVVDDAIVMIENMYRNLEQGMKPYEAAVEGARQIGFTVLSISLSLIAAFTPLIFMDGIVGRLLRAFSLTLTFAIVVSTVVSLTITPMICAHYIKAATSGHATWFDRAVEGTLSRIVTFYERTLRVALGFPLLTLVVFFATIALTVVLYIKTPKGYFPVDDSGFVIGSTRASADTSFQAMLKLQQQLADIVMADPAVAGIGSVLGGPGGPGGGGANRGVMYISLKPPEERGGISTQLVIDRLRKDLYRVAGIRLFMFAAQDIRAGGRQSDSDYQYTLSSTDLDLLQKWAPIVAKRMETVEGITDVSSDRDPGGLQLTLAIDRRAASSLGVRVQDIDNALNNAFAQRQISIVYTQRNQYMVVLEIDPKFQADPSNLEQIFVAGSGGVQVPLSAVVHTTRGLSPLAVYHSQSFPSTTVSFNLLPDVPLEVATSNIQRAVDELHMPEGIRGSFDGNAGDFNKTSGRQPLLILGALVAMYIVLGVLYESLAHPLTIISTLPSAGLGALLALQVTNTPLTVIAFVGIILLIGIVKKNGIMMVDFALDAERHRGLSSAEAIFEACSARFRPILMTTMAALFAGIPLVIATGPGTELRRPLGITIIGGLFVSQILTLYTTPVIYLLIDRLRRRRSGPVAAAAPAE, from the coding sequence ATGGCATCGATCTCGGAACCGTTCATTCGCCGGCCGGTCGGCACCACCTTGCTGGCGGTCGGGCTGTTCCTGGTCGGCGTGGTCGCCTACGCGTTTCTCCCCGTCGCCGCGGTTCCCAATGTCGACTTCCCGATGATCCGGGTATTCGCCTCGCGGCCGGGCGCCGATCCTTCAGTGATGGCGGCGACCGTTGCGGCACCCCTGGAACGGCGGCTCGGCGAGATCGCCGGCATCACCCAGATCACCTCGACCAGTTCGCTCGGCACCACCAGCATCCAGTTGCAATTCGCCATCGGCCGCAACATCGATCGCGCCGCCCGCGACGTGCAGGCCGCGATCAACGCCTCGCTGGCGGATTTGCCGAGCGACCTGCCGTCGCTGCCGCGTTTCCGCAAGGCCAATCCGGCGGCGGCGCCGGTGTTCGTGCTGGCGCTGACCTCGAAGACGCTGACGACCAGCGCGATGTACGACGCGGCCGATACCGTGATCGCCCAGCGCATCTCGCAGGTGCCCGGTGTTGGCGAGGTGATCGTCAGCGGCGCCGACCAGCCAGCGGTGCGCATCGCTCTCAACCCGGTCGCGCTCGCCAATGCCGGGATTGCCACCGACGCCGTCCGGCTCGCGATCGTCGGCGCCAATCCGCTCGGTCCGGTCGGAATTTTCGATGGCGGCCGGCAGAGCGAGACCTTGTCGACCAACCGGCAGATGCGGACGGCGGCCGAATTCCGCGACATCCTGGTCAAGAGCTCGAACGGCAATTTCGTCCGGCTCTCCGACGTCGCCGAGGTCGAGGACTCAGTCCGCAACAGCCGGTCGATCGCCTGGTTCAACAAGCAGCCTGCGGTGCTGATTCAGATCACCAAACAGGGCGATGCCAACGTCATCGATACCGTCGATCGCGTGAAGGCGTTGATCCCTGAACTGAAGCAATGGCTTCCTGCCGGGGTCGAAATCTCGACCCTGGTCGATCGCACCGGCACCATCCGCGCCAGCGTCCGGGACATGCAGTGGACGCTGCTGGCGACCGCCTTCCTGGTCATGGTGGTGGTATTTGCCTTCCTGCGCCGGATCACGCCGACGATCGCGGCCGGCGTATCGGTGCCGCTGGCGCTGGCAGGCACCTGCGCCGGCATGTGGCTCGCGGGTTTCTCGATCGACAATCTGACGCTGATGGCGCTGGCGATCTCGGTCGGCTTCGTGGTCGACGACGCCATCGTCATGATCGAGAACATGTACCGCAACCTCGAGCAGGGCATGAAGCCTTATGAAGCGGCAGTCGAGGGCGCCAGGCAGATCGGCTTCACGGTGCTGTCGATCTCTCTGTCGCTGATCGCAGCCTTCACTCCCCTGATCTTCATGGACGGCATCGTCGGCCGGCTCTTGCGGGCATTCTCGCTGACCCTGACCTTCGCCATCGTGGTTTCGACCGTGGTGTCGCTCACCATCACGCCGATGATCTGCGCGCACTACATCAAGGCGGCGACCTCCGGTCATGCCACCTGGTTCGACCGCGCTGTGGAAGGCACGTTGTCGCGCATCGTCACCTTCTATGAGCGGACGCTGCGGGTCGCGCTCGGCTTTCCCCTGCTGACCCTGGTCGTGTTCTTCGCCACCATCGCGTTGACCGTGGTGCTCTACATCAAGACCCCGAAGGGATATTTCCCGGTCGACGATAGCGGCTTCGTGATCGGCTCGACCCGGGCTTCGGCCGACACCTCGTTTCAGGCGATGCTGAAGCTGCAGCAGCAGCTCGCCGACATCGTGATGGCCGATCCGGCCGTGGCCGGGATCGGCTCGGTGCTGGGCGGCCCTGGCGGTCCCGGCGGCGGCGGCGCTAATCGCGGGGTGATGTACATCAGCCTGAAACCGCCGGAGGAGCGCGGCGGCATCTCGACCCAGCTCGTGATCGACCGGCTGCGCAAGGATCTCTACCGGGTCGCCGGCATCCGGCTGTTCATGTTCGCGGCGCAGGATATCCGCGCCGGCGGTCGCCAAAGCGATTCCGACTACCAGTACACGCTGTCGAGCACCGATCTCGACCTGTTGCAGAAATGGGCGCCGATCGTCGCCAAGCGGATGGAGACCGTCGAGGGCATCACCGATGTCTCCAGCGACCGCGACCCCGGCGGGTTGCAGCTGACGCTGGCGATCGACCGCAGGGCGGCGTCGAGCCTCGGCGTCCGCGTCCAGGACATCGACAATGCGCTGAACAATGCGTTCGCGCAGCGGCAGATTTCGATCGTCTACACCCAGCGCAACCAGTACATGGTGGTGCTGGAGATCGATCCGAAATTCCAGGCCGATCCGTCCAACCTCGAACAGATCTTCGTCGCAGGCTCAGGCGGCGTGCAGGTGCCGTTATCCGCCGTCGTGCACACCACCCGCGGATTGTCGCCGCTGGCGGTCTATCATTCGCAGTCATTTCCCTCGACCACGGTGTCGTTCAACCTGCTTCCCGACGTGCCGCTCGAGGTCGCCACGTCGAATATCCAGCGCGCGGTCGACGAATTGCACATGCCCGAGGGCATCCGCGGCAGTTTCGACGGCAATGCCGGCGACTTCAACAAGACCAGCGGGCGGCAGCCGCTATTGATCCTCGGCGCGCTGGTGGCGATGTATATCGTGCTGGGCGTGCTCTATGAGAGCCTCGCCCATCCCCTGACCATCATCTCGACGCTGCCGTCCGCGGGGCTCGGCGCGCTGCTGGCGCTGCAGGTGACCAATACGCCGCTGACCGTGATCGCTTTCGTCGGCATCATTCTGTTGATCGGCATCGTCAAGAAGAACGGCATCATGATGGTGGATTTCGCGCTCGACGCCGAGCGTCACCGCGGCCTCTCGTCCGCCGAGGCCATTTTCGAGGCCTGCAGCGCCCGGTTCCGCCCGATCCTGATGACGACGATGGCGGCGCTGTTCGCCGGTATTCCGCTGGTCATAGCCACCGGTCCCGGCACCGAGCTGCGCCGGCCGCTCGGTATCACCATCATCGGAGGTCTGTTCGTCTCGCAGATCCTCACCCTCTATACGACGCCGGTGATTTACCTCTTGATCGACCGGCTGCGGCGGCGGCGATCCGGGCCGGTCGCGGCCGCCGCGCCCGCGGAATAG
- a CDS encoding efflux RND transporter periplasmic adaptor subunit, with translation MLFKPDLDAAKTAGKGVARSAGRRIVSIAITLLILGGLGYIGWKALQQKQAANNRGGLPRDLPVPVLAATPRIQDVPVYLDGVGSVRALNNVIVRAQVDGKLIAVNFVEGQDVRKGDVLGEIDPVIYKAQYDQAVAKKAQDEAQLANMRIDLARYQQLAASNAGSKQQADTQRAVVAQQEALVNADQAVIDNAQATLGYTKIIAPLSGRAGLRQVDQGNIIRASDVTGLVIITQLQPIAVQFSLPQQQIVRVNAASATGALSVDVFGNDGTTVIDSGTLKGIDNQVDPTTGTLKLKAEFPNANFQLWPGQFVNVRLRVETLAKAVVVPTSAVQRGPAGTFSYVIGPDNVATAKPVVVTQQNETEAVIASGLSASDRVVTTGFANLSDGAKVFIGRSDQTPSVDLAPRKRTRTPQGADAQSKDAKGGPQSGGGAKSQP, from the coding sequence ATGCTCTTTAAGCCGGATTTGGATGCCGCGAAGACTGCCGGCAAGGGTGTCGCGCGTAGCGCGGGCCGCCGCATCGTGTCGATTGCGATTACGCTCTTGATCCTCGGTGGCCTCGGCTACATCGGCTGGAAAGCGCTGCAGCAGAAACAGGCCGCCAACAATCGCGGCGGCTTGCCGCGCGATCTGCCGGTGCCGGTGCTGGCGGCGACCCCGCGCATTCAGGACGTGCCGGTCTATCTCGACGGGGTAGGCTCGGTCCGCGCGCTGAACAATGTCATCGTGCGCGCGCAGGTCGACGGCAAGCTGATCGCAGTCAATTTCGTCGAGGGACAGGACGTCAGGAAGGGCGACGTTCTCGGCGAGATCGATCCGGTCATCTACAAGGCGCAGTACGATCAGGCGGTCGCCAAGAAGGCGCAGGATGAAGCGCAGCTCGCCAATATGCGCATCGACCTCGCGCGCTATCAGCAGTTGGCCGCCTCCAACGCCGGATCCAAGCAGCAGGCCGACACCCAGCGCGCCGTGGTCGCGCAGCAGGAAGCGCTGGTCAATGCCGATCAGGCCGTGATCGACAACGCCCAGGCGACACTCGGCTATACCAAGATCATCGCGCCATTGTCGGGCCGCGCCGGGCTGCGGCAGGTCGACCAGGGCAACATCATCAGGGCTTCCGACGTGACCGGTCTCGTCATCATCACCCAGCTGCAGCCGATCGCGGTGCAGTTCAGCCTGCCGCAGCAGCAGATCGTGCGGGTCAATGCCGCCTCCGCCACGGGCGCGCTGTCAGTCGACGTGTTCGGCAATGACGGCACTACTGTGATCGACAGCGGCACCCTGAAAGGCATCGACAACCAGGTCGATCCGACCACCGGCACGCTCAAGCTCAAGGCCGAATTTCCCAACGCGAACTTCCAGCTTTGGCCGGGCCAGTTCGTCAATGTGCGGCTGAGGGTGGAAACGCTTGCGAAGGCGGTGGTGGTGCCGACATCCGCCGTGCAGCGCGGTCCGGCGGGGACCTTCAGCTACGTCATCGGCCCGGACAATGTCGCCACGGCGAAGCCCGTCGTGGTGACGCAGCAGAACGAAACCGAAGCCGTGATCGCGAGCGGGCTGTCGGCTTCCGATCGCGTGGTGACGACAGGCTTTGCCAATCTGTCTGATGGCGCCAAGGTCTTTATCGGCAGGTCCGATCAGACTCCGTCAGTCGATCTCGCCCCGCGCAAGCGAACCAGGACCCCGCAGGGCGCGGACGCTCAGAGCAAGGACGCAAAAGGGGGCCCCCAGTCTGGCGGCGGAGCGAAGTCGCAGCCATGA